AGACGCTCTGACACCCACAGTTTGATAATGGACTGCCGCGGCACTCCTAAACGTTTCGCTTCTTTATCCAAGAGTTCAATCATCCACAGCGGAAAGTCGACATTGACCCGCTTCTGTTCCTGGACGAGCCTCCTGGCCTTGGAAATGTCAAGATACCGAGAGACGTCCTCGCCTGCATCAAACTTCTTGTCGAATTCCTTAGCTTTCATATATCTCGATCTCCTCTTTGCGTGATCTCCGTACAGAGATTATCCTGATTCTGTTACCACGATACGTTACGACTCCTGACCAACATATACCGGCAATTTTCCCGATGACCATAAACCTGGGTTCATCCGTCGTCTTTGCCGGAATCTCAATCAGGTCCGGGTCACCCCACAGTGCTTGGGTCTCATAGAAATCGATCCCGTGTTTTTCCTTATTTTTCTCACTTTTTTCGGGATCGAATTCACATTCCATAGTATATAAATTATACCTTCAATATACCTTTGTTGCAACAATCTTTTATTATTGCGTTTCCTTTCTCTTGGTCCCAACGTTAAAGCTGTGCGGCGCAAACAAAGCGCAGCGTAGTTTGCGTCCGAACAAGCGCCTGGTTGTGCCTGCACTATCTTTTAATAACTTCTTTCTTGAACAAATAGATCGCCCACCCTAACGTCTCTCGTCCCCACCTCAGGTAATTTTCCCTGTCATCACGTACTCGTTTCAATACTTCTTCCGCATCAGAATCGTCAGGATTCTTACTCGCCCACTCATCCGCTGCATACCACTGCAACCCTTCATACCTATCCCAATCATCTTGATTACTAACCAACGTGTAGACAAGCTTCAAATCAAACTCTTGTCCAACCTTCATATTTTCGTAATGCGTGCCAAACGCGTCACGTTTTTGACCGAGAGCCTCTAAATACTCTGCCGTCGGCTCTCGCAGCCAATACGGCTCCCCAACGATCACCCAACCTCCGGGGGCCGCCATCTCATGTAAAGCCTTCAACGTCCCTCTATGACCGCCATAGATCCAGCTCGCTCCGATACATGCCACCAAATTGAAACTTTCCCGCACCTTCGGCTCATAATCCTTCCCGTCCATCTCCAAAAAACTCAACTGAGCATCTGGTATACGTTGCTGATGTTTTTTCTTGGCATCTGAAACAAAATACGGCGAGATATCGACTCCTATTCCTTTAATATCATATTGCTCAGCCAACCGGATGATAAATTCTCCTTTACCTGTGGCAATCTCAAGCACGCGATCTTCAGGCTCTAATCGCAGCAGTGCGATCAATTCCTCGAACTTTTCAACACTCATTGGGTTACAAAAAACGTGTTCCCGGTGTGTAATACTAAAAAATTTCAATAGCTCCATTTTTAACCTCTTTTTCTATTGGCGGGCCAACGGAAAGATAACCGGGAGTGGCCCGACAGGGCCGCGATCCGGTTCATCGACTGGTTCGACGGCCTTATTCTTCAACCGGTTCCACCACCCTTGCCACATCGCTTCCACAAATCTTACACGCGCCTCGCAGTACCAGAGACCGTCCCGACATCTGCCCCTCTCGCAGTTGTAGAGCTACCATGGCCCCGCATTTCGAACACCAGACGTTTTCAAGAATCCTCTTTCTCGTGTGCTCAGGTGTCTGCTCCCACCGTTTTTTTGCCGGAGGTGTCATTTTCGGAAAGGGGATTGTCTTTGCTTCTCCGGTAAAATGACGCTCAAACAGCTCTTCCGCCTTCAGAAAACCTTCCTCTGTCATGACGACTGATTTTGCTTTACCCACCGGGTTCGATATATAGCCTTTCTCATGAAGTCTGTTCAGTGTATCCCAATCGAATCCCTTCCATGCTCGTGCTCCCAGTCCTTCATGTCTTTCATGAGTAACCAAGTAAAGAAGTGCCAGGGTATATTCATCTATTTTGTCATCATCGTAGTTCATCTGTTCTCCTTGCGCCGAACATGGGCGTCAGCCAGAGCCGGATTCATCGGCGATTGGCTGCACGCGCTTGTTATACCTATTTGCATTTTACTCTAATCTGAACAGCGAGTTGTTTAGCTCCGTCAGCATATGTCAAGGTGTTTGTTCCTTCCCTCTCTTCTTCGATCGCCGTACGATCTGAACGAAAACCATGTTTTTTGTCGGGTGTCCAGCAGTTGAGAAATGATCCGCCTTTTGAATTCGGAACTCGAAGTTCACACTGAACGTCAGTCGGCGAAAGAGAAAATGTGTGACCAGGCCCAAATGGTTTCACTTCAATTGTTACCATTTCTGTGCTCACCATAGGTTTTTCGAGAACGAGTCCTGTTGTAAATGATTTCTCTATGGTACACGTCACAGTTTCTGCCCAGACGTGTACTGTCTTAAAGAGCAGAAACATCGATAATGTAAAACATAAAAAGTATTTCATGTGATGCCTCCCGAGGGTTGCCAATATTTCAGTTTCCGGTATAACGGGTGGGTCAGCCAGAGCCGGATTTTTTGGCGATTGGCTGCACCCAAGGGTTATACCCGTTGCTTCATTGCTTTAGTACATCTTTGAGCTTCTCTTCTGGTACACATAACGCGAAGATTTGCATTCTGCCCTGACAGTAAAGGGTGTAGTATTTTGCTTTGCTATCATGCTGCACTTCCAGATAATCCCAGTACTTCCGTGTATTTCTTTTTAAGAAACAAGGAATGATTTCATCATCGTTCAGTTCATGCTTGGCCGCAAGCGTTTTCAGTAAGTGTTTCAGATTGTCTTCTGTTATCTGACCAGAGGGGATCGTATGTTGAGCTATGACTCGAAGTCCGTCGTATCGTTCAACAACCCAAACATATTTCTCTTTCATGTCCTTCCTTTCTCAGGTATAACGCATGGCTCAGCGGGAAGAGCCGCATCTGGCTCTGATCCGCTGCAGCCGATTGTTAAGTCTCTGCATTGTCCTTCTTTCCTCGTTGGGCCATAAACAAGTAGTTGATAACAAACGCCACAAATAGACCAAGATATAAATAGCCAGTAAGTGCCTCAATCCCAGCAAATATTCGGACGGATTCTGTCGGACGAAGATCTCCGTACCCTAATGTAGTCCAGGTAACAATACTCAGGTAAATAGCACCAAGAAAATCGTGAGAAACCTTGCCGTCGGCTTCATAAAAACCAGCCTTTGAAAAGACTTGTGCAAATGTAAAGATAGTGCAAACCATGCTAAACGATAAAAGAAAAAAAGCAAATAGCTTTTGGTTCTTCTCTATATAAATTTTCATGAATGCGAGCATCTGGATTGTTGCACATATTACGGAAAGGTTTGGGAGGCTATCGTTGCCTCCAAGTTTCAACACGTAATCGATTATTCCTGTCAGGATCAACAATCCAAGTATCGCTGTCAGTTCGAATTTTAGTCTCGTCTTCATATTTTCATAGACTTAACACGAGCGTCAGCGGGAAGAGCCGCATCTGGCTCTGATCCGCTGCACGCATTGGTTAGACCAGTCCTTAATTCAGTCCTCGAAAGCATCATCTGACGACAAAGCTATGAAGCAAAAGGCCCACAGCAGTGAGAACCAAAAGATACATAAATCCTACCCATAGCCTTCCTATCACGGTCTGTCTCATTTCCGCCTTTACTCTTTGTTCCGCCCTTCTTCTCTCTTCAATAGGGATTCTTAAGTAATAGAGAAGAGCAACAAGGGGTACCGCCGCAAAAACAAGAGCGGCAGCTTTCGAACCTGTTTCCTTGTACCAGACCAAAATAACCAGTGCGACGACAACGAAAGCTGCTTGGATCAAGTCCTTCGCCGTTACATTCCTCGATTTGTCGTTATCTGTCTTTGTATTCATTTCCGTGGTCTAACACTATGATGAGCCGCGACTGTAAGGAGTCGGCTCCATCAATTCGTTGGGCCGTTCTTTGGTTCAATCATCTGTTCCCGGTCTCCTCCCTATGGTAGCATGATTCCCAGCGGCATCAGGGCTGTTTTTAGCACCTGGTATGCTGGTTGAGCACTGGCAATAGACTGGACAGTGATGCCGAGAATATTCAGCAAAGCGAAAAGCTTTGTGTTGTTTGGGGCCTGGGTGGTCGATTGCTGTATGCACTCCTCCACAATTTCTTTCAGCTCACCCCTCTTTCTTTCAGTCAGGTCTTGAATGCCTAAGACCTGCTCCTTGACCGCATTAAGCGCCGAAACAAGCGCTTGTCTATCATCGATGCCGAGATTCTGAATTATATTCGCCGATGAAGTACTTCCTGTCTGGACTGCGCCAACGTTGCCGTAGAAGTTGTACTGCGGAGCTGTTGAAAGCGTGGTACCGCTGGCTGTTCCCGAGCTGATGGCGAGAGAATCGACGTAAAGATCGATCTCGACACGATGCTTTTCTACAGAGAGAGAAAAAGCTTCTGCCAGACTCAGGTTGACGTTCGTAGGTGCCTTCTCCAAAATCCGGCCTAGCCGCTTCGAAAGCTCGTCGTATGCCCCGTGGGCATAGTAAGTCAGCTGTTCCTTGAAGTCCTCAGCAAGGGTTTCGGTCCTTTTTGACCCCATAACTTTGTGAACCCTTACCATGTCTTGCCATGATAGGACCGTTCTTATCTCCAACTCTCTCGCAAGCA
The sequence above is a segment of the Syntrophorhabdaceae bacterium genome. Coding sequences within it:
- a CDS encoding DUF6429 family protein; its protein translation is MNYDDDKIDEYTLALLYLVTHERHEGLGARAWKGFDWDTLNRLHEKGYISNPVGKAKSVVMTEEGFLKAEELFERHFTGEAKTIPFPKMTPPAKKRWEQTPEHTRKRILENVWCSKCGAMVALQLREGQMSGRSLVLRGACKICGSDVARVVEPVEE
- a CDS encoding CopG family antitoxin, producing MKAKEFDKKFDAGEDVSRYLDISKARRLVQEQKRVNVDFPLWMIELLDKEAKRLGVPRQSIIKLWVSERLKKAS
- a CDS encoding BrnT family toxin; its protein translation is MECEFDPEKSEKNKEKHGIDFYETQALWGDPDLIEIPAKTTDEPRFMVIGKIAGICWSGVVTYRGNRIRIISVRRSRKEEIEIYES
- a CDS encoding ion channel, with amino-acid sequence MKIYIEKNQKLFAFFLLSFSMVCTIFTFAQVFSKAGFYEADGKVSHDFLGAIYLSIVTWTTLGYGDLRPTESVRIFAGIEALTGYLYLGLFVAFVINYLFMAQRGKKDNAET
- a CDS encoding class I SAM-dependent methyltransferase, which translates into the protein MELLKFFSITHREHVFCNPMSVEKFEELIALLRLEPEDRVLEIATGKGEFIIRLAEQYDIKGIGVDISPYFVSDAKKKHQQRIPDAQLSFLEMDGKDYEPKVRESFNLVACIGASWIYGGHRGTLKALHEMAAPGGWVIVGEPYWLREPTAEYLEALGQKRDAFGTHYENMKVGQEFDLKLVYTLVSNQDDWDRYEGLQWYAADEWASKNPDDSDAEEVLKRVRDDRENYLRWGRETLGWAIYLFKKEVIKR